DNA from Chitinophaga pendula:
TGACTATTGCAGTTTTTCCTTTTAAGTAAAGATCCATATAGTATATTTTTCTTTGCAAACCTAGTTAGTTGTTACTAACTTCATCATACATACAACCAATTGTAAGGCACTAACAAACATGTAAGTAATGACAACCAGAAAGAAAAACTCTACCTATACCCGAAACGAGCAATGTATTATAGATTGCGATCTGACCTATGCTGTTCAGAAAATCGGGGGCAGATGGAAGTTATTGTTGTTGGACAAATTGGAGAATAAGAAACTCAGGTTTACCGAGCTAAAAAAAGAATTTTCCTACATATCGGAACGTATGCTTAGTTTACAATTGAAGGCAATGGAGCAGGATGGTCTGGTCAAACGCACTGCATATGCTGAGACTCCTCCGAGAGTAGAATACGAGATGACAGCACTGGCGAAGGAGTTGATACCTATTTTGAACCAACTCAGGAGTTGGGGACATAAACAGCGGAATTCGGTTTTATAACGAATACGCTTTTGTATCAGCGGTATAATTAATAATAAGATAATATCCGCCAAAATCCTTTTACGCTAAGACATAGTGCCATTGAGGGCTTCATCAGACGGCTATACGACAGGAGATCGTTTTAAAAGGGTTGCACTATTATCTAAATCGTCGTTTATCACATCTTTATATACTTCAGCGTAACGTTTTAATAAAACTGTAACTATATCTTTGCGCCCGCAAGGTAATTGTCATGGATAAAAACACTTTTAGTGATGCCGTATTATGGGCACAGGTAAAGCGGGGTGATACAGCATCGTTTACCTGTTTGTTTGAACGGTATTGGGATGAGATGTTTTCGATGGCTTACCGTAGAT
Protein-coding regions in this window:
- a CDS encoding winged helix-turn-helix transcriptional regulator, which translates into the protein MTTRKKNSTYTRNEQCIIDCDLTYAVQKIGGRWKLLLLDKLENKKLRFTELKKEFSYISERMLSLQLKAMEQDGLVKRTAYAETPPRVEYEMTALAKELIPILNQLRSWGHKQRNSVL